The Gemmatimonas aurantiaca T-27 DNA segment CAGGCCGCTCCTCCGCATCACTCATCATCTGCCGCACGATGGATCGCATGGTGCTGATCTTCTCGTGCTGATTCACGACCCATTGCAGCAGATCGTTTTCCGGATCCTTCGGTGTCCTCGGCATGGACGGGCTGCTGTCGCGACGGGCGCACAACTGCATCATCTGGTCGAGCAATGCGTGCTTGGAACCGAACTGACGGAAGAGCGTCACCTCATTGACACCCGCTTCATCAGCGATGCGTCTGGTGGTGGCGCCCCGCCAGCCATGCTGGGCGTACACGCGTGCGGCGGCCTCAATGATCCGGTGACGGTGGTCATCAATCATCGCGGTACATAAGTGCAAGCAATTGCTTGCCGCAAGTAGGTACTTGCAGACAACGCCGAGCCCGGGACGAAATACGCCGCGTCGAGCTGTACCAACGCGTTGGAGCTTTTGTCACGCGCTCCCTATAGTAGGAGATGTCCCCCCATCGTCTTTCCCCGGCCCCCGGATTCCCGTGAACGGATTCGCCGAGTTGGCCCACGCCGCCGCGGTCGCGAAGGCCGTGCGGCCTGATGTCGCGCTCGCGCTTGCCACCCTCGTAGATGTGGAGGGTTCGTCGTATCGGCAGCCGGGCGCTCGACTGCTGGTGGATACCGAGGGCCGGATATTGGCAGGCGCGGTCAGCGGAGGCTGCCTCGAAGCGGATGTCGCCGCTCGCGCCGCGGACGTGTGGACCAGCGGTCGTGCGACAACACTGACGTACGACCTGCGCACCGACCTCGAAACCATCTGGGGATTTGGTGCGGCCTGCGATGGCGTGGCCCATATCCAGCTTGAGCCACTACCCGACTTCTCCTGGATGGAAGAAGCGGAACTGATACGAAAGAGTCGTCATGGAGGCGCTTTGGTGATGCTCATTCGAACCGGCGAAAGCAAAGATGTCCGCCTATTGGTGGAGGGGGGAACGGACACAACCCATCCGGCGGTCATCAAAAAGGTGAGTGGGGACACCCTGACCGAGCAGGAAACCGCCGCCATCGTCGAACTCGTACGGACCGCGGATCGCACGGGGCTGCCGTTCGCGCATCAACTGCCAGGCGACGTCGGCTCGGTGTTTGTCGAGCCCCTGTCAGCACCGATCGCGCTGCACATTGTGGGCGCCGGGCGTGGCGCGGAGCTATTCGCTCGCATCGCCCACACCATGGGATGGTCGGTGACGGTGCTCGACCATCGCCCCGCCCTCCTCGAAGGCATTCAACTCCCCACGGGGGTGGCCAGACAGGGTGTGTCGGCCACGGAAGGCCCGGCGGGCGCGCTGGCGGCATTGCCACACGACGGCCGTTCAGCCGTGGCTTTGCTGACACACGTTTTTGATGTGGACTGTGCGTGGCTGACGGCGGCCCTGCCGCTTCCCGTGGGGTATGTGGGGGTGCTGGGTTCGCGCGCGCGGGGAGCGCAATTGCTGGAAGCCGTCGAAGCCTCCCTGGCGTCGAGTGGCACACCGCTCACCGAACGCATGCGGCGGAAGCTCCATGCACCCATTGGCTTGGATCTTGGCGGAGAGGATCCGGCCTCCATCGCGCTGGCCGCTGTCTCCGAGATCGAGGCGGTGATGCATGCCCGGCCAGGCGGTTTTCTCCGAGAGCGCCAGAGTCCTATTCACACCCGCACCCCCAGCCCTCGGCTGCTCAACCAGCCGATCGACAGCGAGGAGCCGGGAGCGGCATGACGCACCGGCACCAGGACCATCCGCCGGACGTTGCCCTACCCGCCGAACCCATCGCACCTGGACGCCTGGCGGCCATACTGCTCGCAGCCGGCGGTTCGACGCGCCTGGGATCGCCGAAGCAGCTTCTGCGCGACGCGCATGGCGAGACGCTGGTGCACCGAAGCGCCAGAACCTTGCTGCAGGCTGGATGCTGGCCGGTGATCGTCGTGACCGGATCGTCTGCCGAAGAGGTGACGTCCTCCATAGAAAACTTGCAGGTAGAAGTCTTTCTCAATCCCAGTTGGCGAGAAGGAATGGGAAGCAGTGTGGCGGCGG contains these protein-coding regions:
- a CDS encoding XdhC family protein is translated as MNGFAELAHAAAVAKAVRPDVALALATLVDVEGSSYRQPGARLLVDTEGRILAGAVSGGCLEADVAARAADVWTSGRATTLTYDLRTDLETIWGFGAACDGVAHIQLEPLPDFSWMEEAELIRKSRHGGALVMLIRTGESKDVRLLVEGGTDTTHPAVIKKVSGDTLTEQETAAIVELVRTADRTGLPFAHQLPGDVGSVFVEPLSAPIALHIVGAGRGAELFARIAHTMGWSVTVLDHRPALLEGIQLPTGVARQGVSATEGPAGALAALPHDGRSAVALLTHVFDVDCAWLTAALPLPVGYVGVLGSRARGAQLLEAVEASLASSGTPLTERMRRKLHAPIGLDLGGEDPASIALAAVSEIEAVMHARPGGFLRERQSPIHTRTPSPRLLNQPIDSEEPGAA